The Vicia villosa cultivar HV-30 ecotype Madison, WI linkage group LG1, Vvil1.0, whole genome shotgun sequence genome includes a region encoding these proteins:
- the LOC131661492 gene encoding uncharacterized protein LOC131661492, giving the protein MKLVTKTIANRVKWVLQEVIDVEQSAFVHGRLIIDNALISLECFHWMKKKTKGKKGVMVLKLDMSKAYDRVEWDFLLGVIEAIGFPISMVQVVSKCVKTVKYQVLINCQPSSIVSPERGLWQGDHLSPYLFVSCANVYQESSGQMVNLDNLEALFNRNVVDSDKDTILNGMGVKTVEAHSRYFGLSTLFGRSKKAIFSQVIDKVWKKVKGWKEKVLYRAGKEVLIKFVVQAIPTYVMGCFKLCEDYCKEIESLLSRFWWGSSIEEKIIHWVSWSKMAKAKGLGGMGFRGISDFNVSLLWKHYWRLLTGSSSLLEHVFKIRYYPRTYLLDAKLGYTPSYAWRSILGVMELVNSGARWRIRNGQRVNRLKDN; this is encoded by the exons ATGAAGTTGGTCACTAAAACTATTGCTAATAGGGTGAAGTGGGTTTTGCAGGAGGTTATAGATGTGGAGCAAAGTGCCTTTGTCCATGGTAGACTAATCATAGACAATGCCCTCATTTCACTTGAATGTTTCCATTGGATGAAAAAGAAGACCAAAGGGAAAAAGGGGGTCATGGTATTGAAGCTAGATATGTCTAAGGCTTACGATCGGGTTGAATGGGATTTCCTTCTAGGCGTGATAGAGGCTATAGGATTCCCAATATCAATGGTGCAGGTGGTTTCCAAATGTGTTAAGACTGTCAAGTACCAGGTCTTGATAAACTGCCAACCTAGCAGTATTGTATCTCCTGAGAGGGGGCTCTGGCAAGGTGACCACCTATCCCCTTACCTTTTTGTTTCGTGTGCTAATGTGTATCAG GAATCTTCGGGTCAGATGGTAAATCTTGATAATTTGGAGGCTTTGTTCAATCGAAATGTGGTTGATAGTGATAAAGATACGATCCTTAACGGGATGGGTGTAAAGACGGTGGAAGCTCACTCAAGATACTTTGGACTATCGACTTTGTTTGGTAGGTCTAAGAAAGCCATCTTTTCTCAAGTGATTGATAAGGTATGGAAGAAGGTTAAAGGCTGGAAGGAGAAAGTGTTATATAGGGCTGGAAAAGAAGTCCTAATCAAGTTTGTAGTGCAAGCAATTCCAACATATGTAATGGGTTGTTTTAAACTCTGTGAAGACTACTGCAAAGAAATAGAATCTCTTCTCTCAAGATTTTGGTGGGGCTCCTCAATAGAGGAAAAAATAATCCATTGGGTAAGTTGGTCCAAGATGGCTAAGGCGAAGGGTTTAGGGGGTATGGGCTTCCGTGGCATAAGTGATTTTAATGTGAGTTTGTTGTGGAAACACTATTGGAGATTGCTGACTGGAAGTTCCTCTTTGCTAGAGCATGTTTTCAAAATTCGTTATTACCCTCGAACATATCTATTGGATGCAAAATTAGGATACACACCTAGCTATGCTTGGAGGAGTATTTTGGGTGTTATGGAGCTCGTGAACTCCGGGGCTAGATGGAGGATTAGAAACGGCCAAAGGGTGAATAGACTGAAAGACAACTAG